ATATTATATTTAGAGAAAGTTATCAAACTTTCTATCAATATATTTGTTAATTGTATATATTTTTGATTATTATTTACAAAAGTTACATATCCTTTTTTCATAATTTATTATTCTCTTTTTTGTATAAATTAAAAACATCATCATCCCTAATATAATGAAATGAAATTTGGTCAAGGAATGTAATATTTTTTATTTTATACGGCGTATCATAATTAAATTGTGTTAAATAATTTGAAATATATAATAAACCTGACATCACTTTTTTGGATACATAATTATAATCAGATCATTCTGTAACTTTGATATTATTTTTTTATATTATTACTATCATTGAATATAAAAAATCTTCACCTTTAAGCCAAGTGTTAGTAATATCTAATAATTTTTTTTATATTTACCAGTACCAATCACACAATATAATATTTTCATAATCAATTTAATTTTTTATCATCATCCTATGTTTAATATTAAAAGGTTGGTCATATTCATCGAAAGCTTCACCAACAAATTCTTGTCCAATTCGTTTTGTTGGAAAAGGTTTCTTATGTTTTTCATAATTAAAGAATTCATCATGAACAAAGCAATCATCCTTTATTTTTTGATAAATATGTTCCTTTAAAAAATTTTGATCGACTTGCCAAAAATTTCCTTTTATATATTTTTCTATTAATTCTTTCATATCACTCAGTATTTTACCTCTAACTCCCCACATACCTCCTAGTATTTCTGTTCCGTGATATGGATGGTCTCTCATAATGTGGAAAGATTTGTTAGATTTTAACCATTCATCCACAGCATATTTTTCTCTCAAATTCAATCTACTATCCGTGTCACGACTTATCATAACTTCTACATCATTTTCACTCGCTGGTAAAAACCTATCAAACATACAAACCCAACCATCATTTAAAGTCATAACTATTTCCACATTATTTATATTTTTTAATTCTTTTATTATGTCATTTGGAGTAGATTTAGAAGAACAATAAAATCTAGATATCCAACCTGGATATATTTTATTTGTTAAATGTGCATTTTTTATAGCACCTATAGTATATTTTGGATTGTTACCCCATAAACAAAAAGAAATAATTTTTTTCATATAATATTGTTATTTTTTAATATATCTATTATAAAAGTTAATTGGTTTTTTGAACTCTCAAATCACTAAGTACAAAATCATACTTTGCTAAATTATTTTTTAAGCAAATGAATATCGAAATTTCTTTGCTTTCTTTGCATAAAGAACTGATAATCTTCCGGATAATACTTATGATTTATAGCATATAGTAGATCCATTTTATCCCTATATTTTGGAATATCAGGATGTTCATGTTTAATTATACAAATATCTATATAAGTTTGTTTACCTAATTTTTCAGCAACTAACATAAATTCATTATCACAATAAAAAGATTTATAACCAGGTTTATATAAATATCCAAAACGATCAAAATATTTTTTACCCATAATAGATAATGTATTTAAATCTTTTCTATTACCATCAAAAAACCATAAAACACCATCTGTATCAGGATAATATTTTTTCATATTTTCACGAATAATATTATCATATCCTTTTAATTGTGGTATCATATCATCTGATGCTAATAATACAATGTCAAATTGGCATTTATCTATATCAGCATTTACAGCTTCTATTTTATTTTTATTATTACCTACATAATATTTAAGGTTTTTATAAGTAGATAATCTATCTATAACTTTCTGATTATTCATGGTTTTATCATCAATATCAATAGAAATACAGAATTCTGTGTTATCTTCATCATCTAAAAAAGCATAATATCTATCTAATACATTAAAAAACCTATCTACTCTGCCTCTTGTCGGAAACTTTATAAGTAATTTCATATGCAAATTTTAATTTTTTTTATTTATATATTACAATTTATTTGTTCCAATTTTTAATATATAATGAAAATAAATTACAGAAAAATGATTCATAATTATAATACTTTCAAACGTCTTAACGAAGCAAAAAACAATTTTAATCATCTAATAGATTACACATATCTTAAAAAGAATGCGACAGTAGATGATATTAAGAAAATATGTGAAGAAGCAATAGAAAACCATTTCTATTCAGTTTGCATATATCCAGAAATGGTTGGTACTGCTAAAGCATTTCTTGAAAACGAAGACCCAATTGTTTGTACTGTAATATCTTTTCCTAATGGTGATGATTCAACTAATTACAAAGTTAAAGAAACACTTAAAGCAATATCTAATGGTGCAGATGAGATTGATATGGTTTTTAATTATAAAAAACTTAGAAAACTTGCCATATTAGAAGGTGAAGATTATGAATCAGTTTATAATGAATTGGTAACGGATGTTAGACAAGTTGCTCATAGTTGTCATAAAAATGGTGTTATTCTGAAAGTTATTATTGAAGTAGAAGAAATAAATTATAATGAAATAAAATTGGCTTGTGAGATATGTGTTGAAGCTGGTGCTGATTATATTCAAACATCAACAGGATTTTCAAAAATTAATAAATTTTTTTCTGAAAAAGTAGAACAATTAAAATATATGAGAAAGATTCTACCAGAATATATAAAAATTAAAGTATCTGGTGGTGTTAGAAATAAAGAACAAGTTGATATGGTTTTACCTTATGTTGATAGAATTGGAACATCTGTCATTATAAATGATATTAAAAATTAACAATAAAGAAGAGAAAGAATTGTTTAAACTTCAGCAATTAAATGAAGTTAAACAAAATTAAAAAGGATATACATATTCAATCAGATTTGATTTGACAAACTTACAAGAATTTTTAAATAAACACAAATAAAAAACAAAGATATTTGCTGAAGGTATCGTAAACAAAATAGGAATAAAATTAAAAAGCTAAAACCTTTTAGTATATTTATATAAGTTTGATGAATTTAAACAAAAGATATTTAGGTATTGACTTAAATCCAGATACAATTGGTATTTCGGTTTTATAAAATGGATAGACTTGTTCATACTCAAGAATTTAGTTTAAAACCAATTTTCAATAAAATATTGAATGAAAAATTAAGTTCCAATTTGGATAGAATGAAATATTTTCAAAACAAATTAAAATTTGAAATATTTGAAATAAACTTGCTATTTCAATGCTGCTATTTCAATGCTAGATTGATTACCATCAGTATAATTGTGTTGTAAGTTTCCAATAAAACTTGAATAAGTAGGATTAACAAAATATAGTTTTATATTTTAATATATATATACTAAAAATAATTTAACAATATGAAAAATAATAAACACGTAGAAAGTTTCGAAGAGTTCAATGAAAAGTTAAATATATTTGGAAAGAAAAAAGAATCTAATATAAATTTAGGTGATAGTAAATTAAAGAATTTTGGTTTAGATGAATTTATAAAACAATTCATTAGAGGATTAGATAATCCTATAATAATGAGTATGTTTTATAGAATGTTAGATACAAATTCATTTACTAAATTTGGTCAAAAAATATTTACATTCACGGAT
This Ignavibacteria bacterium DNA region includes the following protein-coding sequences:
- the deoC gene encoding deoxyribose-phosphate aldolase, with the translated sequence MIHNYNTFKRLNEAKNNFNHLIDYTYLKKNATVDDIKKICEEAIENHFYSVCIYPEMVGTAKAFLENEDPIVCTVISFPNGDDSTNYKVKETLKAISNGADEIDMVFNYKKLRKLAILEGEDYESVYNELVTDVRQVAHSCHKNGVILKVIIEVEEINYNEIKLACEICVEAGADYIQTSTGFSKINKFFSEKVEQLKYMRKILPEYIKIKVSGGVRNKEQVDMVLPYVDRIGTSVIINDIKN